The window GATCTTGCCGTTGTGCACCGCGATGGTGTGACCCAGCATGGCCGGGATGATCATCGAGCGACGGGACCAGGTCTTGATGACGTTCTTGGTACCGGCTTCGTTCTGTACGTCCACCTTCTTGATGAGGTGTCCGTCGACGAAGGGTCCCTTCTTGAGACTGCGCGGCATCTAAACCCGCTCCTAGCGCTTCTTGTTCGTCTTGCGGCGGCGGACGATGTACTTGCTCGAAGCCTTCTTCGGCGAGCGAGTACGACCCTCCTTCTGACCCCACGGGGAGACCGGGTGGCGACCACCACTGGTCTTACCCTCACCACCACCGTGCGGGTGGTCGACCGGGTTCATCGCGACACCGCGGACGGAGGGGCGAACGCCCTTCCAGCGCATGCGGCCGGCCTTGCCCCAGTTGATGTTCGACTGCTCGGCGTTGCCGACCTCACCGACGGTGGCGCGGCAGCGCGCGTCGACCAGGCGGATTTCTCCGGACGGCATACGAAGGTGGGCCATCGTGCCCTCCTTCGCCAGCAGCTGCACGGACGCACCGGCGGAGCGGGCGAACTTCGCACCACCACCGGGACGCAGCTCGATCGCGTGGATCGTCGTACCAACCGGGATGTTGCGCAGCGCCAGGTTGTTGCCGGGCTTGATGTCGGCCGTCGGGCCGTTCTCAATCCGGTCACCCTGCTTCAGGGCCTTCGGCGCGATGATGTAGCGCTTCTCGCCGTCGGCGTAGTGCAGCAGCGCGATGCGCGCGGTGCGGTTGGGGTCGTACTCGATGTGCGCGACCTTCGCCGGCACGCCGTCCTTGTCGTGACGACGGAAGTCGATCACACGGTAGGCGCGCTTGTGGCCGCCACCCTGGTGACGAACAGTGATCCGACCGGTGTTGTTACGGCCGCCCTTGCTGTGCAGCGGGCGAACCAGCGACTTCTCCGGCGTGGACCGCGTGATCTCGACAAAGTCGGCGACGCTGGAGCCACGACGGCCCGGGGTCGTCGGCTTGTACTTGCGGATACCCATTTCTCAGTCCTCGTCCGATTCCGGACGACTCAGGACTCCGTTAGGAGGCCTGGCCGCCGAAGATGTCGATTCGGTCGCCCTCAGCGAGGGTCACGATGGCGCGCTTGGTGTTCGCGCGCTTGCCGAAACCGGTCTTGGTGCGCTTGCGCTTACCCTGACGGTTGATCGTGTTGACCCCGGTGACCTTGACCGAGAAGACCGCCTCGACGGCCTGCTTGATCTGGGTCTTGTTGGCGCCAGGCGCGACGATGAACGTGTACTTGTTCTCGTCCAGCAGCGCGTAGCTCTTCTCCGAGACAACCGGCTTGATCAGCAGGTCGCGCGGGTCAGTGAAGGTCTTGCTGGTAACGGTCGCCTCAGACATCAGGCGTCGCTCCCTTCGGTCTCATCGGCCTTGGGGCCAGACACGAAGGACTCGAAAGCGGCCTGAGTGAAGACCACGTCGTCAGAGACGATCACGTCGTACGTGTTCAGCTGGCCCGGCTCCAGGATGTGAACCTGGGGCAGGTTGCGGGCGGACAGCCACGCGGCCTCGTCGGCGCGGTCGACGACCAGGAGCAGGTTCTTGCGCTCCGAGATCTTGCCGAACAGCGTCTTCGCTGCCTTCGTGGAGGCGGCACCCTCGACCACGCCGGTGACGACGTGGATGCGGGAGTGACGCGCGCGGTCCGAGAGGGCACCGCGGAGAGCGGCGGCCTTCATCTTCTTCGGGGTCCGCTGGGAGTAGTCACGCGGCTGCGGGCCGTGGACGACGCCACCGCCGACGAACTGCGGAGCGCGGGTCGAACCCTGACGGGCGCGGCCGGTGCCCTTCTGGCGGTACGGCTTGCGGCCACCACCACGGACTTCGCCACGACGCTTGGTCTTGTGCGTGCCCTGACGGGCAGCAGCCAGCTGAGCGACAACGACCTGGTGGATCAGCGGAACGCTGGTCTTCGCGTCGAAGATCTCCGCGGGGAGCTCGACGGTACCGGCCTTGTCGCCTGCCGGCGAAAGGATGTCAATGGTGCTCATTACCTCAAGCCCCCTTGGCCGCGGTACGGACCAGGACGAGGCCGCCGTTCGGACCGGGGACCGCGCCCTTGATGAGGAGCAGACCCTTCTCCGCGTCAACCGCGTGGATGGTCAGGTTCTGGGTGGTGACGCGCTCGTTGCCCATACGACCGGCCATGCGCATGCCCTTGAAGACACGCCCAGGGGTGGCGCAGCCACCGATCGAACCGGGGGAGCGGTGCTTGCGCTGGACACCGTGACCGGCACCGAGGCCCTTGAAGTTGTGACGCTTCATGACACCGGCGAAGCCCTTGCCCTTGCTGTTGCCCGTGACGTCGACCTTGACGCCCGACTCGAACACAGCGGCGGTGATCTCCTGGCCGAGCGTGTACTCGCCGGCGTCGGAGGTGCGGAGCTCCACCAGGTGGCGGCGGGGGGTGACGTCGGCCTTGGCGAAGTGACCCTTGAGGGGCTTGTTCACCTTGCGAGGGTCGATTTCGCCGAAGGCGATCTGGACCGACTCGTAGCCGTCGATGTCGTTCTTACGGACCTGGGTAACGACGCAGGGTCCGGCCTTGACCACGGTCACCGGGACGACACGGTTGTTCTCGTCCCAGACCTGGGTCATGCCGAGCTTCTCGCCCAGGACGCCCTTGATCTGCTTTGCCATCTTCTCGACGCCTCTCAGAGCTTGATCTCGATGTCAACGCCGGCCGGAAGGTCCAGGCGCATCAGCGAGTCAACGGTCTTGGGGGTCGGGTCGAGGATGTCGATCAGGCGCTTGTGCGTGCGCATCTCGAAGTGCTCGCGCGAGTCCTTGTACTTGTGCGGCGACTTGATGACGCAGTACACGTTCTTCTCAGTGGGCAGCGGCACCGGGCCCGCGACCGACGCACCAGTGCGCGTCACCGTCTCGACGATCTTCTTCGCCGACGAATCGATGACCTCGTGGTCGTAGGCCTTGAGCCGGATGCGGATCTTCTGTCCCGCCATGGCTACTCCGTAGTCCTGTCTGTTGTGGAAACGCTCTGGCTCCCGGGCGGCTGTGGATCTCTCCACTGCTTCCCTCCGACCCACGCGGTCGGGCGTGTCGCACACCCTCTACAGAAAATTCCCATACGGAAATTCCCTCGTCCAAGGGGGTACGGTCCCAAGACCGCGCTTCGGGGGAGAAACACCCACCGGGTGCCTGGTCCGCACCGTGCTGACACTTCCCAGAAGATTCCCGTACGTCCGCCCCCATTGCTGCCCTGAGGGGCAGGTAAGGGCGACGAGTACTGTGGGACTCGCTTCCGGTCCTCCCGGCGGGAGGCGCGCAGCATCGGCACTCAACCGAGCAACTTGAGTAGTCTGCCATACGAGACACGTACTGCGCCAATCGGGCGCAGAAGAATACCCCGCCGCGCAGACACGTCAAACCGTGCCGCGCGGCGGGTGCCCGTGCAGGGGCCGCTGGTCAGGAGCGCGAGAGCGTCCCGCACTCCCCTGCGGGCCGGTCGGCGAGCTCCTTGCTGCGGTCGTAGGGATCCACGGCGGCCCCCGTGGGCCGGTCGCCGGACACCTTGTCGCGGTCGAACTGCGGGTGCAGGTACCCGTCGTGGACCCCGCAGCTGTCGTTGCCGAACTCTTCCTCGTGTTCGCCGTACTGCAGCGTCCCCGGGGTCACCCGGAACGTGACCGGGTCGTTCACGTACAGGCTCATCCGGCGCCGCACGATGGTGCGTTCCACCTGGTCCGAGCCGGCCGCGGCCTTCACCAGCGGGTAGACGAAGGTGTAGTCCGCGCGCACCCGCACCTCGCCGTCCGTGTCGCCGGCCTCGAAGCTCATCCGGCCCCGGACCTTGACGACCTCGCCGACCAGCCGGACCTCGGACGGGTCGAAGCGACTGAACAGCGAGGTCGGGCTCGCGTCCTCGGACGGCTTGTCCAGGGCCCGCGCGAAGAGCGACCGGCCGCCTTCCTCCTGGAGGGGCTCCAGGAGCTTCAGGGCGGCCTCGGGACGCCCTCCGCGCAGCGTCGCGGGGTCGATGTTCGAAGCGACCAGGAGTTCCTTCGTCAGGGTGAGCGCCTGGGCCACCCGCTCCTTCGAAAGGCCGCCGACGGCCTTCGCCTCCGGCACCTCGATCGCGTTCGCCCCCTCGGCCCACTGGAGCGCCGGGGAGCCGCGGAAGGGCTCCTTGAGCGTCGGGCGGTCCGGGTCCGCCGACGGCGCCGCCGTCGGCCGTACGGACTCGGCGGGGAGCGGCTGTGCGGCCTGCGCGCCGCTTCGCTCGGAGTTCTCCCCGGTCAGCCGGTCGATGAGCAGCTCCGGCCGTACGACGACCAAGGCCAGGGCGGCGATGAACACGATGCCCGCGGTCGCCTTGAGGCGCCGGTCGCCCGTCCGGCCCCCGTCCCGCCCCTGCCACGCGGGCCCGGTCCGCCACCCCTCCGGCTCGGCGGCCCGACGGGCCGCCCGGGCCCGGCGCCCCCGCCACCGTCCCCGTTCCGCCGCGGCCCGCGCCTCGTCCTCCCGGCGCAGCCGCTCGGTGACCATCCGCGCCCGTGCGGACGGCTCGTGCGGAGCGGCCCCTCCCCCGACCCCGGACTCCCGCACGAACCGTTCCCACGCCTCGTCGGAAACGCCCGGTCTGCCGACGTCGTCGTTGTTGCCCATGTCCCCGCCCCTGTAAAGATCCACGTCATGCGCTGCGGATCCTTACACACCCCCGACCGCGCGCTTCCACGGGGCCCGCATGGTGCGCGAACGGCTCGGCCTCGGGGTCCACGTCCAGTCGCTGCCGACCGGGTCCCGGATCGGCATCAGGGACCTCGCCCCCCCCGCTTCCCCGAGAACCGTCGCCGCCGCCCTGCGGGAGTTGGAGCGGCACGGGTACCTGAAGCGGAGCCGCGTACGGCTCTCCGGCGGGCAGGTCGTCACCCGGACCGTGTCCTACGACCGCGCCCCGGTGCGACCTCGCCCCGGGTACGACGAAGGGCCCCCTCCTCGACGCCGAAGCGTCGGGGAGGGGGCCCCTCTGTCAAACGTGGTGCCCGCTCTCGCGAGCCACCAGGTCAGACCGCGAAATTACTTCGTGATCTTGGTGACCTGGCCGGCGCCGACGGTACGACCACCCTCACGGATGGCGAACTTCAGGCCCTCTTCCATCGCGACAGGCTGGATGAGGTTGACAGTCATGTCGGTGTTGTCACCGGGCATGACCATCTCGGTGCCCTCGGGGAGGGTCACAACGCCCGTCACGTCCGTGGTACGGAAGTAGAACTGCGGGCGGTAGTTGTTGAAGAACGGGGTGTGACGGCCACCCTCGTCCTTCGACAGGATGTACGCGGCGGCCTCGAACTCGGTGTGCGGCGTGACCGAACCGGGCTTGATGATGACCTGGCCGCGCTCGACGTCCTCGCGCTTGATGCCACGGAGGAGCAGACCGACGTTCTCGCCCGCCTGGCCCTCGTCGAGCAGCTTGCGGAACATCTCGATGCCGGTGACCGTGGTGGTGGTCTTCTCCTGCTTGATGCCGATGATGTCAACGGTCTCGTTGACCTTCAGGACACCACGCTCGATGCGACCGGTGACGACGGTGCCACGACCGGTGATCGTGAAGACGTCCTCGACGGGCATCAGGAACGGCTTCTCGGTGTCACGCGGAGGGGTCGGGATCGACTCGTCGACCGCGGCCATCAGGCCGAGAAGCTTCTCGCCCCACTCCTTGTCGCCCTCAAGAGCCTTGAGCGCGGAGACCTGAACGACCGGAAGGTCGTCGCCCGGGAAGTCGTACTCGGAGAGCAGCTCACGGACCTCGAGCTCGACGAGCTCCAGGATCTCCTCGTCGTCCACCATGTCGGCCTTGTTCAGGGCGACAACGATGTAGGGAACGCCGACCTGGCGGGCCAGGAGCACGTGCTCCTTGGTCTGCGGCATCGGGCCGTCGGTGGCGGCAACCACGAGGATCGCGCCGTCCATCTGCGCGGCACCCGTGATCATGTTCTTGATGTAGTCCGCGTGACCGGGGCAGTCGACGTGGGCGTAGTGACGCGCCTCGGTCTGGTACTCGACGTGCGCGATGGAGATGGTGATACCGCGCTGGCGCTCCTCAGGAGCCTTGTCGATCTGGTCGAAGGCCGAGGCCTCGTTCAGGTCCGGGTACGCGTCATGCAGCACCTTGGTAATGGCGGCCGTGAGGGTCGTCTTACCGTGGTCAATGTGACCGATGGTGCCGATGTTGACGTGCGGCTTAGTCCGCTCGAACTTCGCCTTCGCCACGGGGGTCCTCCTGGAGAGTGGTTCTGTACGCCTTACAGATCGGCGCCAGGTGATCTTTGCTGGATAGCCGGTTCCCCCGGGGCAATGGGAGTTTTGCTCCTGTTGCCCCAGAGGCTCCGGTGACAAGCCTAAAGCGTGTACTCGGAAGAGTTACTCGCCCTTGGCCTTCGCGATGATCTCCTCAGCGACGTTCCGGGGAACCTCGGCGTAGGAGTCGAACTGCATCGAGTAGCTGGCGCGACCCGAGGTCTTGCTGCGGAGGTCTCCGACGTAGCCGAACATCTCCGAAAGCGGCACGAGGCCCTTCACGATGCGAGCACCGTGACGCTCCTCCATGGCCTGAATCTGGCCACGGCGAGAGTTGATGTCGCCGATGACCTCACCCATGTAGTCCTCGGGCGTGGTGACCTCAACGGCCATCATCGGCTCAAGGAGCACGGGAGAAGCCTTGCGCGCGGCCTCCTTGAAGGCCTGCGAACCGGCGATCTTGAACGCGAGTTCGGAGGAGTCGACCTCGTGGTAGCCACCGTCGAGAAGAATGACGCGGACGCCGGTCATCTCGTAGCCGGCGAGGATGCCGAACTTCATGGCTTCCTGCGCACCGGCATCCACGGAGGGGATGTACTCACGCGGGATGCGGCCACCGGTGACCTTGTTCACGAACTCGTAGGTCGCCTCGCCACCCTCGATGGGCTCGATCGCGATCTGCACCTTGGCAAACTGACCGGTACCACCGGTCTGCTTCTTGTGGGTGTAGTCGTGACGCTCGACGGTCTTGCGGATCGTCTCGCGGTAGGCCACCTGCGGCTTGCCGACGTTCGCCTCGACCTTGAACTCGCGACGCATGCGGTCGACGAGGATGTCGAGGTGAAGCTCGCCCATACCACCGATGATGGTCTGGCCGGTCTCCTCGTCCGAGTGAACCTGGAAGGAGGGGTCCTCCTCCGCGAGACGCTGGATGGCAACACCCAGCTTCTCCTGGTCACCCTTGGACTTGGGCTCGATGGCGACCTGAATGACCGGGGCCGGGAAGTCCATGGACTCCAGGATGACCGGGTTCTTGTCGTCACACAGCGTCTCACCGGTGGTGGTCTGCTTCAGGCCCATGACGGCGACGATGTCGCCGGCGCCCACCGAGTCGATCTCCTCACGCTTGTTCGCGTGCATGCGGTAGATCTTGCCGATGCGCTCCTTCTTGCCCTTGACGGAGTTCAGCACCGCGGTGCCGGCCTCCAGGCGACCGGAGTAGATCCGGACGAAGGTGAGCTTGCCGAGGTGCGGGTCGCTCGCGATCTTGAACGCGAGGGCCGACAGCGGCTCGGAGTCGGACGGCTTGCGCTTGACCACGACCTCCGGGTCCTTGACGTCGTGGCCTTCGATGGCCTCGACGTCCAGGGGGGAGGGCAGGTAGCGCACGACGGCGTCGAGCAGGGGCTGAACGCCCTTGTTCTTGAACGCGGTGCCGCAGAACACGGGGGTGACGGTGGTGTCGCCGCCCTTGCCGGACGCGATGGTGATGCGACGAACAGCGGCGTAGAGCTGCTCCTCGGTGGGCTCGACGCCCTCCAGGAACAGTTCCATCAGCTCTTCGTCGTTCTCCGCGACGGCCTCGACGAGCTTGCCGCGCCATTCCTCGGCGAGCTCGGTGTGCGAGGCGGGGATGTCGACGACGTCGTACATCTCGCCCTTGGAGGCTTCGGCGGACCAGACGAGGGCCTTCATGCGAACCAGGTCGACAACGCCCTGGAAGTCCATCTCGGCGCCGATCGGGAGCTGCATGACGATCGGGGTCGCGCCGAGGCGGTCCGTGATCATGTCAACGCAGCGGAAGAACTCGGCGCCGGTACGGTCCAGCTTGTTCACGAAGCAGATGCGCGGCACGCCGTAACGGTCGGCCTGACGCCATACCGTCTCGGACTGCGGCTCCACACCGGCGACACCGTCGAAGACGGTGACGGCGCCGTCGAGGACGCGGAGCGAACGCTCCACCTCGACGGTGAAGTCGACGTGGCCCGGGGTGTCGATGATGTTGATGGTGTGGTCAACGTCTTCGAGGGGCCAGTGGCAGGTCGTCGCGGCAGACGTGATGGTGATACCACGCTCCTGCTCCTGCTCCATCCAGTCCATCGTGGCAGCGCCGTCGTGGACCTCACCGATCTTGTAGGACACACCGGTGTAGAACAGGATGCGCTCGGTGGTGGTCGTCTTGCCCGCGTCGATGTGGGCCATGATCCCGATGTTGCGGACCTTGGCCAGGTCAAGCGAAGTGGTAGCCATAAGGCTTCGGTCTTCTCTCGGTCTCGATGTGGGGTGGGACTACCAGCGGTAGTGCGCGAAGGCCTTGTTGGACTCGGCCATCTTGTGCGTGTCCTCGCGCTTCTTGACGGCAGCGCCAAGACCGTTGGAGGCGTCGAGCAGCTCGTTCATGAGGCGCTCGGTCATGGTCTTCTCACGACGGGCGCGGGAGTAACCCACGACCCAGCGCAGCGCCAGGGTGGCGGCGCGACCGGGCTTGACCTCGATCGGCACCTGGTAGGTGGCTCCACCGACACGGCGGGACTTGACCTCGAGCGACGGCTTGACGTTCTCCAGCGCGCGCTTCAGCGTGATGACCGGGTCAGCGCCGGTCTTCTCGCGGAGGCCTTCCATGGCGCCGTAAACGATGCGCTCGGCGGTGGAGCGCTTGCCGTTCAGGAGGATCTTGTTGATGAGCGACGTCACCAGAGGAGATGCGTAGACCGGGTCGATGATGACCGGGCGCTTCGGGGCGGGGCCCTTACGAGGCATTCTTACTTCTCCTTCTTGGCGCCGTAGCGGCTGCGGGCCTGCTTGCGGTTCTTGACAGCCTGGGTGTCAAGCGCACCGCGGATGATCTTGTAACGAACACCCGGCAGGTCCTTCACACGGCCACCACGCACGAGCACGATCGAGTGCTCCTGCAGGTTGTGTCCCTCACCCGGAATGTAGGCCGTGACCTCGATGCCGGAGGTCAGACGCACACGCGCGACCTTACGGAGCGCCGAGTTCGGCTTCTTCGGGGTGGTCGTGAACACACGCGTGCAGACGCCGCGACGCTGGGGCGAAGCCTCAAGCGCGGGGGTCTTTGTCTTCTCGACCTTGTCCTGCCGGCCCTTCCGGACCAGCTGCTGGATCGTAGGCACTACTTCTCCGGTTTCTGTGTGCCGTGTAGTGAAACTAACCTGGAACTTGCCGACCCACGCGGTCGGGTGTGTCGGATCCGGCGGACCTCCGTGCAAGCACGGAAACGCTTGGATCGCGGTGGCTGATTCGTCCCTCGTGCGGTTGATGGACACGCACGGGAACCAGGCACACCCCAGGCACAAGGTATGAGCGTACCTACCTCATTGACTCCGGTCAAAACAAATGCTCCCGGGCGCCTTCGGCGCAGGCCGGCGGCGTCCCGGCCGGCGGACCGCCGCGCGGCGCGCCGAGGAGGTGGAAGCCGCAGGGGGCGCGAAGTCTAGACTTCTACCCGATCATCCCCGGTCCCGGACGCCGTTTCTCGCCCTCTGTGGCACGGCGAGCGGCCGCCGCGGAACGGCCCCGTCGCGAAAGATCCCGAATGCCGCTCGATTCCATACGAGAACGCCTGCGTCCGCTCTTGTCGTACGCCGCAGTCGTCATCGCCCTCGCCGCCTCTGCCCTGCTGGCCGTCGGCGCCTTCCTGGGCCTCTACGTCCGCCCCACCTCGGATGACTGGTGCGCCGCCTGGAAGGCCCGCGACATGGGCATCTTCGGGATCACCGCCGACTTCTACAACACGCAGAACGGCCGGCTCACCAACGCCTTCATGAGCGGGATCGTCTACTCCGACGGGATCCTCGGCACGAAGGTCATGCCCACGCTCATCATCCTGACGATGGGCGCCGGCCTGGTGATGCTCGCCCGCGTCGGCCTGCGCGCGCTCGGCTGGCAGGTGCCGATCGCGGTGCTGATCGCCGCGTCCGTCGTGGTCACCGCCCTGTTCTCCTTCGCGGGCACGCGCAACTACCAGGCCCTGCTGTGGGCCC of the Streptomyces sp. NBC_01426 genome contains:
- the rpsS gene encoding 30S ribosomal protein S19 is translated as MPRSLKKGPFVDGHLIKKVDVQNEAGTKNVIKTWSRRSMIIPAMLGHTIAVHNGKIHVPVFVTESMVGHKLGEFSPTRTFRGHVKDDRKSKRR
- the rplB gene encoding 50S ribosomal protein L2; translated protein: MGIRKYKPTTPGRRGSSVADFVEITRSTPEKSLVRPLHSKGGRNNTGRITVRHQGGGHKRAYRVIDFRRHDKDGVPAKVAHIEYDPNRTARIALLHYADGEKRYIIAPKALKQGDRIENGPTADIKPGNNLALRNIPVGTTIHAIELRPGGGAKFARSAGASVQLLAKEGTMAHLRMPSGEIRLVDARCRATVGEVGNAEQSNINWGKAGRMRWKGVRPSVRGVAMNPVDHPHGGGEGKTSGGRHPVSPWGQKEGRTRSPKKASSKYIVRRRKTNKKR
- the rplW gene encoding 50S ribosomal protein L23 yields the protein MSEATVTSKTFTDPRDLLIKPVVSEKSYALLDENKYTFIVAPGANKTQIKQAVEAVFSVKVTGVNTINRQGKRKRTKTGFGKRANTKRAIVTLAEGDRIDIFGGQAS
- the rplD gene encoding 50S ribosomal protein L4; amino-acid sequence: MSTIDILSPAGDKAGTVELPAEIFDAKTSVPLIHQVVVAQLAAARQGTHKTKRRGEVRGGGRKPYRQKGTGRARQGSTRAPQFVGGGVVHGPQPRDYSQRTPKKMKAAALRGALSDRARHSRIHVVTGVVEGAASTKAAKTLFGKISERKNLLLVVDRADEAAWLSARNLPQVHILEPGQLNTYDVIVSDDVVFTQAAFESFVSGPKADETEGSDA
- the rplC gene encoding 50S ribosomal protein L3, translating into MAKQIKGVLGEKLGMTQVWDENNRVVPVTVVKAGPCVVTQVRKNDIDGYESVQIAFGEIDPRKVNKPLKGHFAKADVTPRRHLVELRTSDAGEYTLGQEITAAVFESGVKVDVTGNSKGKGFAGVMKRHNFKGLGAGHGVQRKHRSPGSIGGCATPGRVFKGMRMAGRMGNERVTTQNLTIHAVDAEKGLLLIKGAVPGPNGGLVLVRTAAKGA
- the rpsJ gene encoding 30S ribosomal protein S10 encodes the protein MAGQKIRIRLKAYDHEVIDSSAKKIVETVTRTGASVAGPVPLPTEKNVYCVIKSPHKYKDSREHFEMRTHKRLIDILDPTPKTVDSLMRLDLPAGVDIEIKL
- the tuf gene encoding elongation factor Tu — encoded protein: MAKAKFERTKPHVNIGTIGHIDHGKTTLTAAITKVLHDAYPDLNEASAFDQIDKAPEERQRGITISIAHVEYQTEARHYAHVDCPGHADYIKNMITGAAQMDGAILVVAATDGPMPQTKEHVLLARQVGVPYIVVALNKADMVDDEEILELVELEVRELLSEYDFPGDDLPVVQVSALKALEGDKEWGEKLLGLMAAVDESIPTPPRDTEKPFLMPVEDVFTITGRGTVVTGRIERGVLKVNETVDIIGIKQEKTTTTVTGIEMFRKLLDEGQAGENVGLLLRGIKREDVERGQVIIKPGSVTPHTEFEAAAYILSKDEGGRHTPFFNNYRPQFYFRTTDVTGVVTLPEGTEMVMPGDNTDMTVNLIQPVAMEEGLKFAIREGGRTVGAGQVTKITK
- the fusA gene encoding elongation factor G; the protein is MATTSLDLAKVRNIGIMAHIDAGKTTTTERILFYTGVSYKIGEVHDGAATMDWMEQEQERGITITSAATTCHWPLEDVDHTINIIDTPGHVDFTVEVERSLRVLDGAVTVFDGVAGVEPQSETVWRQADRYGVPRICFVNKLDRTGAEFFRCVDMITDRLGATPIVMQLPIGAEMDFQGVVDLVRMKALVWSAEASKGEMYDVVDIPASHTELAEEWRGKLVEAVAENDEELMELFLEGVEPTEEQLYAAVRRITIASGKGGDTTVTPVFCGTAFKNKGVQPLLDAVVRYLPSPLDVEAIEGHDVKDPEVVVKRKPSDSEPLSALAFKIASDPHLGKLTFVRIYSGRLEAGTAVLNSVKGKKERIGKIYRMHANKREEIDSVGAGDIVAVMGLKQTTTGETLCDDKNPVILESMDFPAPVIQVAIEPKSKGDQEKLGVAIQRLAEEDPSFQVHSDEETGQTIIGGMGELHLDILVDRMRREFKVEANVGKPQVAYRETIRKTVERHDYTHKKQTGGTGQFAKVQIAIEPIEGGEATYEFVNKVTGGRIPREYIPSVDAGAQEAMKFGILAGYEMTGVRVILLDGGYHEVDSSELAFKIAGSQAFKEAARKASPVLLEPMMAVEVTTPEDYMGEVIGDINSRRGQIQAMEERHGARIVKGLVPLSEMFGYVGDLRSKTSGRASYSMQFDSYAEVPRNVAEEIIAKAKGE
- the rpsG gene encoding 30S ribosomal protein S7, coding for MPRKGPAPKRPVIIDPVYASPLVTSLINKILLNGKRSTAERIVYGAMEGLREKTGADPVITLKRALENVKPSLEVKSRRVGGATYQVPIEVKPGRAATLALRWVVGYSRARREKTMTERLMNELLDASNGLGAAVKKREDTHKMAESNKAFAHYRW
- the rpsL gene encoding 30S ribosomal protein S12, with translation MPTIQQLVRKGRQDKVEKTKTPALEASPQRRGVCTRVFTTTPKKPNSALRKVARVRLTSGIEVTAYIPGEGHNLQEHSIVLVRGGRVKDLPGVRYKIIRGALDTQAVKNRKQARSRYGAKKEK